Proteins found in one Amycolatopsis umgeniensis genomic segment:
- a CDS encoding glutathionylspermidine synthase family protein — MYRDSKPPRRDWQNIVEEQGLVFGTPARDGAGKSRPYWDESVHYVFEMDEILSVEADVELLHSMCLEAVDNVITTEQYHRFGIPEWVWPHIAESWKRQDPHVYGRFDLRYDGKSPAKLLEYNADTPTSLLEAAVLQWHWKTAVFPEDDQWNSIHEKLVERWGELAEKLPSNELHFTWSSADPSGEDHVTTAYLQETAAEAGLDTVGLSIEEIGWDPVLKRFVDLEESQMATVVKLYPWEWVVDEEFGRFAVETMPRTLWVEPLWKMILSNKTLLAILWENYPGHPNLLPAFADDPGLLTEYVRKPKLGREGANVQIVATGYETQTDGVYGAEGYVYQAFDPLPEFQGYRPALGAWIVGDHAAGLGIRETAGLVTDDGAAFVPHRIVES; from the coding sequence TTGTATCGGGATTCCAAGCCGCCCCGGCGGGACTGGCAGAACATCGTCGAGGAACAGGGCCTGGTCTTCGGCACCCCCGCCCGTGACGGCGCCGGCAAGTCCAGGCCGTACTGGGACGAGTCGGTCCACTACGTCTTCGAGATGGACGAGATCCTGTCCGTCGAGGCGGACGTCGAACTGCTGCACTCGATGTGTCTCGAAGCCGTCGACAACGTGATCACCACCGAGCAGTACCACCGCTTCGGCATCCCCGAGTGGGTCTGGCCGCATATCGCGGAGTCGTGGAAGCGGCAGGATCCGCACGTCTACGGCCGGTTCGACCTGCGCTACGACGGCAAGAGCCCGGCGAAGCTGCTCGAGTACAACGCCGACACCCCGACTTCGCTGCTCGAGGCCGCGGTGCTCCAGTGGCACTGGAAGACCGCGGTCTTCCCCGAGGACGACCAGTGGAACTCGATCCACGAGAAGCTGGTCGAGCGCTGGGGCGAGCTCGCCGAGAAGCTGCCTTCCAACGAACTGCACTTCACCTGGTCGTCCGCCGACCCGTCCGGTGAGGACCACGTGACGACGGCGTACCTGCAGGAGACCGCGGCCGAGGCCGGGCTCGACACCGTCGGCCTGTCGATCGAGGAGATCGGCTGGGATCCGGTGCTCAAGCGGTTCGTCGACCTCGAAGAGTCGCAGATGGCGACGGTGGTGAAGCTCTACCCGTGGGAATGGGTGGTCGACGAGGAGTTCGGCCGCTTCGCCGTCGAGACGATGCCTCGCACGCTGTGGGTCGAGCCGCTGTGGAAGATGATCCTCTCCAACAAGACGCTGCTCGCGATCCTGTGGGAGAACTACCCGGGGCATCCGAACCTGCTGCCCGCCTTCGCCGACGACCCCGGCCTGCTGACGGAGTACGTCCGCAAGCCGAAACTCGGCCGCGAGGGCGCGAACGTGCAGATCGTCGCCACCGGGTACGAGACGCAGACCGACGGCGTCTACGGCGCCGAAGGCTACGTCTACCAGGCTTTCGACCCGCTCCCGGAGTTCCAGGGTTACCGGCCCGCGCTCGGCGCGTGGATCGTCGGGGACCACGCCGCCGGCCTCGGTATCCGCGAGACGGCGGGACTCGTCACAGACGACGGTGCGGCGTTCGTCCCGCACCGCATCGTCGAGTCGTGA